A stretch of Synechococcus sp. MIT S9220 DNA encodes these proteins:
- a CDS encoding aminotransferase class IV, which yields MTSTILGWHNGEWGNADALGMPLTDRGLQLADGLFETVLVQDGSAQLLSEHLQRWQRSAALLGMAATPARPWLEQLVEEAISRAGLNTTGTAGAMRLNWSRGSIAGRGIGLPTADPDPTQHRFWLTLQPHQPNFQPTQAWISVQEQRNANSVLSQCKTLAYGQAIQARREAQAQGSKLALLRNTSGDLCCGDSANLLVKRHGAWITPPLSSGCLPGVMRAKALQQELVTETTIGPALRANDQALLINSLSCRSLNAVNGMVLDPFPEAEQLWRHLLSG from the coding sequence ATGACCTCAACAATCCTTGGCTGGCATAACGGCGAGTGGGGCAACGCCGATGCACTGGGCATGCCGCTCACGGATCGAGGTCTACAGCTTGCAGATGGATTATTCGAGACGGTCCTGGTCCAAGACGGAAGTGCCCAGCTTCTGAGTGAACATCTGCAGCGCTGGCAGCGCAGCGCAGCACTACTTGGCATGGCAGCTACTCCGGCTCGCCCCTGGCTGGAGCAATTGGTTGAAGAAGCCATCAGCCGTGCAGGCCTAAACACAACAGGCACAGCGGGGGCGATGCGTCTCAACTGGAGCCGGGGCAGCATTGCTGGCCGCGGAATCGGCTTACCAACAGCTGATCCGGATCCAACTCAGCACCGCTTCTGGCTCACCCTTCAACCCCATCAGCCCAATTTTCAACCCACGCAGGCCTGGATCAGTGTTCAGGAACAACGCAACGCCAACAGTGTTCTGAGCCAATGCAAGACCCTCGCCTACGGCCAGGCGATTCAGGCCAGGCGAGAAGCGCAGGCACAGGGGTCAAAGCTGGCTCTGCTGCGCAACACAAGCGGTGATCTCTGCTGCGGCGACAGCGCCAACCTGCTGGTGAAACGACACGGCGCCTGGATCACCCCACCGCTAAGCAGCGGTTGCCTGCCAGGTGTAATGCGAGCCAAAGCACTCCAACAAGAACTCGTCACAGAAACGACCATCGGCCCAGCGCTACGAGCAAACGACCAGGCCTTACTGATCAACAGCCTGAGCTGCAGATCACTGAATGCGGTCAACGGAATGGTCCTGGATCCCTTTCCAGAGGCTGAACAACTGTGGCGACATCTACTGAGTGGCTGA
- a CDS encoding type 1 glutamine amidotransferase translates to MSVTLLVIQHINHEEPDLIRRLAIERGMQIQTIRPDQGEQLPDPRECEDTIALVMGGPMGVNERHLEQLAWLKQELVWLSTWHELRKPVLGICLGAQLLAQAAGGSVTTLRMGEPPQPLKEVGIGAIHWLMNSSEETLLQGLGTSALVLHWHGDQIRLPKDAILLGSSLHCPEQVFRIGRHAIGIQCHLEVSRPNLENWIQADLPYIVNALGPTGPDRLRTDWKRFGKQIQRNGEQLFNNVLTQLQYEST, encoded by the coding sequence ATGAGCGTCACCTTGCTGGTGATTCAACACATCAATCATGAGGAGCCTGACCTCATTCGCAGACTCGCGATCGAACGCGGAATGCAAATTCAAACGATCCGCCCGGATCAGGGAGAACAACTTCCAGACCCCCGCGAATGTGAGGACACCATTGCTCTCGTAATGGGAGGTCCTATGGGGGTGAACGAACGCCACTTGGAACAACTGGCATGGCTGAAGCAAGAACTGGTGTGGCTATCGACGTGGCACGAACTCCGCAAGCCGGTCCTGGGGATCTGCCTAGGTGCTCAGCTATTAGCTCAAGCAGCCGGTGGTTCAGTTACAACACTTCGAATGGGGGAACCACCTCAACCACTCAAGGAAGTAGGCATCGGTGCCATTCACTGGTTGATGAATTCCAGCGAAGAAACCCTGTTACAAGGCCTTGGTACCAGTGCACTGGTACTGCATTGGCATGGAGATCAAATACGACTACCGAAAGACGCCATTTTGCTTGGGTCCTCTCTGCACTGCCCCGAGCAAGTCTTCAGAATCGGTCGACATGCCATTGGCATTCAGTGTCACCTTGAGGTCTCTAGGCCAAACCTGGAGAACTGGATTCAAGCCGACCTCCCCTACATCGTGAATGCACTGGGCCCGACTGGCCCTGATCGACTTCGCACCGACTGGAAACGATTCGGCAAGCAAATACAGCGAAATGGAGAGCAATTATTCAACAATGTGCTGACACAATTGCAATACGAAAGCACGTAG
- the cobA gene encoding uroporphyrinogen-III C-methyltransferase, with the protein MTTAELTGTVYLVGAGPGDPDLLTVRAHRLLGRCDALVYDSLVPREVLDLVPEHCERHFVGKRRGHHSVPQPSTNAVLVTLAARHRCIVRLKGGDPFLFGRGGEEAAHLVKHGVSVQVVPGVTAGIAAPAYAGIPVTHRRAGSSVTFVTGHEEIDKRRPSVNWRSLATASDGLVIYMGLHNLPKIAAELEAGGLSAETPVAVIQQGTVAGQRCLKATLSDVAARTRSEGFASPSVIVVGDVVNEQVESCAPRPADVTMPIPF; encoded by the coding sequence GTGACGACTGCTGAACTCACCGGAACCGTTTATCTCGTCGGTGCAGGCCCTGGAGATCCCGATTTACTCACTGTGAGGGCCCATCGCCTGTTGGGTCGCTGTGATGCATTGGTCTACGACTCCCTGGTTCCTCGCGAGGTTCTTGACCTAGTGCCCGAGCACTGTGAGCGCCATTTCGTGGGCAAGCGTCGTGGGCATCACTCCGTTCCCCAGCCGAGTACGAATGCGGTGCTGGTGACGTTGGCAGCCCGCCACCGCTGCATTGTGCGTCTCAAGGGCGGGGATCCTTTTCTGTTTGGACGTGGCGGTGAGGAAGCTGCGCATCTGGTGAAACACGGCGTTTCGGTGCAGGTGGTGCCAGGGGTGACCGCTGGTATTGCCGCACCCGCCTACGCCGGTATTCCTGTGACCCATCGTCGCGCCGGTTCTTCCGTCACCTTTGTGACCGGTCATGAGGAGATCGACAAGCGCCGCCCCAGTGTGAATTGGCGCTCATTGGCCACAGCCAGTGATGGTCTGGTGATTTACATGGGTCTGCACAACCTGCCGAAGATCGCTGCGGAGTTGGAGGCAGGCGGTCTCAGCGCCGAGACCCCAGTGGCTGTCATTCAGCAGGGGACTGTGGCTGGGCAGCGTTGTCTCAAGGCGACTCTCTCAGACGTGGCAGCGCGTACCCGCAGTGAAGGCTTTGCTTCGCCCTCCGTGATTGTGGTTGGAGATGTGGTGAATGAGCAGGTGGAATCCTGTGCGCCACGGCCGGCCGATGTCACCATGCCGATTCCGTTTTGA